A segment of the Sylvia atricapilla isolate bSylAtr1 chromosome 25, bSylAtr1.pri, whole genome shotgun sequence genome:
GACCAGGACAGGTGcatgcagggacacaggagaCCAGGACCAGGTGTAGGGGATCAGGAAAGGGACACAACCAGGCCAGGGTACATGGACGGGTGCATGGAGAGATGGGGGTGGGGACTCAGGGGACCTAAATCAGCACCTGGAGAACCAGAACACAGGGCATCAGGACCAGGACATGGGGaactgggacagggacacagaggcACTTGGACTGGTACAGGGACATGGAGTAAccaggacacacaggggacCAGGACAAAAACATAGTTCTcagacagggacacaggagaTTAAGGCCAGGACAGAGACACTTGGGACCATGCCATGGGAGGCCGGGACATGGATGCTGGGGACAATGGCAGGGACATGGAGGACTGGGACAGGTACATGAGGATATGGGGGGCACCCTAAGGCATCACTAGGCCTGGGAGAGATACATGGAGGGACTGGGACACAGATCCAGGTaaacagggcagggatgtgAGGGATCTGGGATCAAGACAAGGGAAAAACCGGGACCAGGACACTGGGATCAGTACAGATGCATGGAGGGACTGGGGCAGGAATGGTGGGggagggacacagagggagCATAGAGTCAGGGCAAAGGGATGGGAACACAGAGTATTGGGACAGAGACACAAGTGACAAGGATTTGGGAGGACTGGGACAGGGACGTAGAAAACAGGGAGAATAACAAGGGCACCTGGACCAGGACAGAAGGGTACCAGGATCAGGACAAGAATATGGGTGATTGGGATTAGGACAGGGACAAAAGGCAGGGGGTCCTGGGACCTGGACAGGGATAAGAAGGGACTGGAAATAGGGCAAAGACGTAGTGGGATCAGGACAGTGACGCAGGGCAGGACAAAAACAAGAAACATGCCAGTACTGGGACCAGAACAGGGCCATGAGTGTTAGTGGGGTGAGAACTGAGACGTGGTGGTACCAGGACCAAACAGGGACATAGAGGCACCACATTTAGGACAGGGATATGTGTGGACTAGAACAGGTACGTGGGGGTATCAGAACCATGCAGGCACATGGGGGCACCACATTCAGGACAGGGGTATGGTAGTACTGGGAACAGGAGGAGGACAAGGGACACAAGATAGGGTTGAACCATCATGAGGGACAGGGGACTACGGAGATATGTATAGATGGACCCAGGAATGGGTGCAGGAGAGGGGATGTGGGAGCATAGGGATGGAGACAACAGAGTCTGTTACTTGGCCCgtggggcactggggacacgggagatccctgcagctgccctgtgctccccGTCCCTCCCACAGGTGTCAAGGAGGAGCCGGTGAAGGAGGAGCCGGTGGAAGTGAAGACTGAGCCCTTCCACGGCTCCGCTGCCGACGGCATTCCTGGCCGCGGCTCAGACTGCCGGCTTCCCCTGACCTGCCCGCCCAGCGAGCTGTGCAAGGGCTGGAGCCGGAGCCCCTCGCGCCTCGCACCCTCCGAACTCTCCCTAGGCGGGCAGCAGGAGCCGCTAGGCTCTGACTTCCCGAGTCTGCTATTGGAGCAGGAAGCCGAGCAGCTCAGTCACTGCGGCGCAGGAGAGGCGGGGTCCtccggggcggcggggctggaCGGGACCCCCGAGTgcccccagctcagcctcatGCAGTCCAATGAGCAGCTGGTGCAGGAGATGCGGGCGTTCCGCCAGGAATACGCCGAAAGCCGTCGGGAGACCACGGCGGTGCTGCGCGGCATCGCCCAAGCACTGGGCACGCTCACTCGCAGCCTTGCCGAAATCCGTGACCTCTACCTCCAGGAGCGGGGGATCTCCAAATCCTGAGCCCCGCACGCAGCTGGCTGTGTACACACACCCCTACCCCTCCCCGCAGAACCCACCTCgctgctttta
Coding sequences within it:
- the LOC136371693 gene encoding myb-related transcription factor, partner of profilin-like, producing MAATGGGGARRGLLKRKPNFTLQELEVLMSEVLRYEPLLFGAAAGTVNAYEKQKIWWRITHKVNAAGRHQRDIGEVKNRWRGLRRRAGDKISRHRLERQGPAGRAAARNGNTGSTGNNGSNGNGAAEPGPGPAPVWGPRGAAGTDAPMRGAEASAQHGVKEEPVKEEPVEVKTEPFHGSAADGIPGRGSDCRLPLTCPPSELCKGWSRSPSRLAPSELSLGGQQEPLGSDFPSLLLEQEAEQLSHCGAGEAGSSGAAGLDGTPECPQLSLMQSNEQLVQEMRAFRQEYAESRRETTAVLRGIAQALGTLTRSLAEIRDLYLQERGISKS